GCGCTGTGCGTGTCGATGCACTCTTGCTCGCTGACGCGAAGGATCGTGTACGGCTTCGTCGCGGAGCCGGTCCTGTGGCAGATCTGGACCGTACCGTTGACGTCGAAATCGCTGCACTGCTCGGGGGTGAGCACGTCATGGGCTCCGCCCGCGTCCCCGTCGTCATCGCCGTCGGCCGCGGAGGGGCCGGCGCTGGTGCAGCTCGCGAGCAGCAGGGCGGAGAATGCCGGGATCGCCAGACAGCTGAAAAGAGAGCTCTTGCGATAGCTCATGGTTTGTCCTCTGTTTTTGTTGAAGCCCGGGGGTGCCGCGCGAGCCACCGGATCCCGCGCTGAGCTCGCGCGAAAATCAGTGCACACCACCTCACCGGGCCCGTTTGCCCGGTACCGCGCACATCACGGGTTCAAGCACGAGCAGCCCCCCGGGTCAGGCGCGCTCCGCTGCTGCTGCTGCCTGAATGCCTCAGCTGCAGAGCGCGCCCCTCATCGTGCGAAACGACTCCGTACGATCCGCCGTCGATGGAGCGCTTTCAGCTCACGCAGGATGCTTCAGCCAGGCGAGCCACGTAAAGAAAAAAAGGGCGAAAAGGCGGGTCAGAGTCCATTGGGGACCACAGTGAGGGTACCGGATCCCCTGTTGGTCAGGACGAGATCGTCGTACCCATCGGCATCCAGGTCCGCGGCGGCGATGGCGTTGGGGCCGGGCGAGGTGCCGGTCGGGACGACCGGGCCAGCGACGAAGGTCCCGTTGCCGTTGCCGGTCATCGGGCGGACGCCGCCCGATGACGTGGTGACCAGGATGTAGGCGTCGAGCTTCCCATCGCCGTTGAAATCACTGGCCACGACCCCCAGCGCCGAGTTGGCGATCGCGCTGGACGACGCGGTGGACTGAACGCCGCTCGCGAAGGTGCCGTTACCGTTCCCCTTGAAGAAGAAGAGGTACCGGCCGGCCGCGCCGTTCGAGAGGATGTCGAGCTTGCCGTCCCCGTCGGCGTCGCCGAAGGCGATGCCCGCCGTCTGGCCGTTGACGGCGTTGGTGTAGGCGACCGGCGCGGCGAACGAGCCGTTGCCCTGGTTGAGGAGGATCGACAGGCGTGCTGAGCCGGGGCTCGTCACCACGATATCGGAAAAGCCGTCGCCGTTCAGATCACGGCAGGCGATGCTCGACTGCACGCCGCCGGTGCCCAGGATGGGGATGAGCGTGGGCGCGCCGAAGCTGCCCGTGCCGGTGCCCATGATCACGCTCACCTGGTTCAGGGTCACGCTGGTGGTGGCGATGTCGGCCGCCCCGTCGTGATCGAAGTCCCCGGTGCAGAGGTGGACGGAGCCCGGGGTGCCGGTGGTGAAGCTCGTCGGCGCGCCGAAGGTCCCGGGCGCGCTCGGGCCCAGGTTCCGGTAGACGCTGATGGTCCCGCTGATGATGGGCAGGTTGGTCTGGCCGTCGACGGTGACGGCGTCGAGCCACCCGTCGCCGTCCACGTCCACCGCCACGACCGCGTTGCTGGAGAGCGGGGCGCCCGTGGTGTAGAGCTCCGACTGGACGGTCGCGTCGCCGTTGCCGTGAAACACGGAGAGCGACCCGGAGGGGAGCAGCAGCGACCCGGATTCGGCGTTGGCCACCAGGACGTCGAGCTTGCCGTCGCCATTCACATCGGCGACCGCCGGGGCCAGCGGGTTGTGGGGCACGGAGACGGTCACCGGCGTGCCGGGGACCTGGCCGGAGGGCGGGGTCTGGCAGCCACCGTTCGAGCAGATTTGACCCGCCGCGCACGCGCTGTTGCAGGCGCCGCAGTGGGAGGCGTCGCTCTGGACGTTCGCCTCGCAGCCGTCGGACGTGAGCCCGTTGCAGTCGGCGAGGGTGCCTTCACATGTCTCGCAGTTGGTCCCCTCGTAGGTGGGCGCGCACTCGCAGGTATAGCTGTTGAGACCGTCGGTGCAGGTCCCGTCGTTCTGGCACGGGTTGGGCGCGCACTCGTCGTTGTCCGTGCACGTGGCGCCGTCGCCGGAGTAGCCCAGGTTGCAGGCGCAGGTATAGGAGCCCGCCGTGTTGGTGCACGTCGCGTTCACGTCGCAGTTGGCCGTGGCGGCGGCACACTCGTCGACGTCGGTGCACGTCACGCCGTCGCCCGAGTACCCGGCGTCGCAGGCGCAGGTGAACGAGCCCGGCGTGTTGGTGCACGCCGCGTTCGCGCCGCAGTTGTCGGTGCCGAGGGCGCACTCGTCGACCTCGGTGCACGTCACGCCGTCGCCGGAGTACCCGGCGTCGCAGGCGCAGGTGAACGAGCCCGGCGTGTTGGTGCACGCCGCGTTCGCGCCGCAGTTGTCGGTGCCGAGGGCGCACTCGTCAACATCCGTGCAGGTGCCGCTCTGACAGGTGAGGCCGTCGCAGCACGGCACCGTGGGGTCGCACGGCGCGTTCACGGCCAGACAGCCCTGGCCGCCGCAGGTCGGATCGTAGGTCGGCGAGCTCGGGTCGAGGCTGGTGACGTAGTCGCCGGCATGGGCGCTGTGCGCGTTGACGCACGCCTGCTCGCTGACGCGAATGATCGTGTACGGCTTCGTCGTCGAGCCGGTCCTGTGACAGAGCTGGACCGTACCGTTGACGTCGAAGTAGTTGCACTGCGCAGGGGTGAGCGCGCCATGGGCTTCGCCCACGACGTCGTCCTCATCGCCGTCGGCCGCGGAAGGGCCGGCGCTGGTGCAGCTCGCGAGCAGCAGGGTGGAGAACGCAGGGATCGCCAGAAAGCCGAGAAGAGAGCTCTTGGGAGAGCGCATGGTTTGTCCTCTGTTTGGGTTCAAGCGGGGGGTGCCGCGCGATGGCGAGCCTGCGCTGGCTGAAGAAACCTCGTGTCGTCCGGCTCAACAATTCAAGATCGATGCCAGCGCGAATACGCCGTTTGCGGAGGAGATATCGAGGCAGGCCCCTCCGCGTCTTTCGCGTTCCGCGCGCGCCACCGCACGAGCCACCGGCTCCCGTGCTGAAATCGCGCCAAGATCAGCGCACACCGCCAACTCGGGGCCGCTCGTGCCAGTCGCGCTCCGCTGCTTCCACTGCTGCTGCCTGAACGCCTCAGTCGCGGAGCGCGCCCCTCACTGTCGAGACCGACGACGGCCACGCCGTCGAGAACGACGGCAGAGTGGCCCCCGTATACTACGGACCGAGCAAGTGACGTAAATGGAAAAATGCGTCGGCGCGCGTGATTCACATCTGTGATTCACATCTGCGATTCACGTTCGTGGAGGGTCGCCATCGTTTGCATGTTGCACAGAGGGCGACGTTTGTGCATAGGCGACAGGGCTCTCAGCACATCGCTGAACCGACCCAGGTGCCCGAATGCAGCTCCGCTCCGGACGGCGCAACAGCGCAGGTCCAGCCGGCCTTCAAGGGACAGGAGCAAGCTCCGTGAGCAGATACCGCGGCGGCTCGCCTTCCCCGGCGGTTCATGGCCCGGTTCGCACAACGCGTCGGTGAGCTCTGGGCCTCGGCGCCTTGCTCGCGGCGGCGCCGAGGTGTAGGGTGCCGCCCTGCGCTCGCAGGCGATATGAGCTTGCACGTTTGGCGCGCTGCTCTCCCCGATCCTCACAGGAGGGATGACCTATGCTCCGCAACGCGAAGATCAACACGCCGCGAATCGCCCGACTCACCGTTGCCACCGTCGTGGTCGCCGCAGCCCCGGTGTGCTTCACCCTCGCCGCGCCCGCGCGCGCAGCGGTCATCGATGTTCAATGCGTGGGATCCTTCGACCGATCCTTCAGCCCGGCCGTGACCGTCACCTCCCAGACGGTCACGGTGACCGAGGCCTTCGACTACGACACGTGCGTGCTCGGCCCCAGCGCCACCGGCGCCGCCTCCATCACGCTGTCGCTCGGCTGCGTGCCCGTCTCCGCTGGACCGCCGGAGACCGAGACGGTCACCTGGAACGACGCGACCGGCGGCACCAGCACCATCACCTGGTCAGCCCCCAGCGTCGTCGGCCAGACCGCCATCTTCACCGGGACCGTCACCGCCGGGCGCTACGCGGGAGACTCTGCCACCAAGGTCACATCCGGGATCAGCTATCTCGGCAGCGTCGTCGGGTGCCTGCTCGGCACGCCCGTCAGCAACACGACAGGCCTGGTCGACAGCATCGTGCTCACCCAGTGATCGCACGGGAGGAGGAACTCCAAACACGTCGGAGGCATCACGCGCCCATCGACGGTGCTCGTCGGCGATCACCGCCGTCCCCTTCGGACCGTAGCTGCGCACGTGCGACGCGATGCGCACGCCGCCGTGCAACAGCTCCACGACGCGAGATTCCCTTGCCAATCAGTAGCTCGGCGGCAGTGGGCACGCCCGCGGAGTCGTCGCGGTCGTGCGCTCCGCTGCCAAGAGCGAAAGGTTCTGCTCGATGCCAGGCAAGTGCGGATTGGCGTTGCAAGCGCGACGGTAGCTTGCCTCCGCGCTCTCGAGATTACCGAGCAGCTGTTCGACGGCGCCAAGGCTGGCGTGCGCCTCGGACAGCTCCGGAAAGAAGCCGGTGGCGCGGATGAAGGCTGCTCGCGCTTCGGTCAGCCGTAGCTGCCGGCGCCGTTCGTTGCCGACGTTGTATTCCACGACGCCCAGCACCTCGGATTGGCTGAGTGGACGCGCATATTCGCGCGCCGAGCCGCCCGGCACCGGAAAGCGCTGGCCGTACCACGCGTCCGGCATCGCCTCACCGGCGCGCAGCAGCTCCACGTTGCGCGCACCGCCCTGCTCCTGCGCCCGCACGTAGAAGTGCCCAGGCATCATCACCCCGGACGCCGAATAGCCGAGCGCGTCAGCCAGCGCGAGAAACAAGGTACCAAGGCCAACGCAGCTTCCGCGGCGGCGCTCCAGCACGCCGGGCAGGCACACGAAGGCCAGATTCGTGTCAGCCACTTCGCGCACGAAGCTCCAACGACCGAACAAGAGCTCACTCAACACCGAAGCAGGTGAGCGCCGGGGCGACGAAGCGAGCGCGCTCTCCGCCTCGTCCACGAGACGCGAGAGCTCCGTCAGGCTCCAGGTCACCTGGCTCTCGTCGACAAAGGCGGTGTCACGGGCCAGGCCGATCAGGGCGCGGCCGAACGCAAGCTCTCGGCGCGGAGCGCGAAAGCAGCCGCTGCCCGCGAGCAAGAGCAGGAGCGCGCGGCGCTTCATGGCTTCTTCAGCGGCTCCCAGTCTTCCCAGTAGTTGTAGAGATCACGCGCCGTCATCATCCAGATGACCAGCTTCTTCGTGCCGAGCGCCTCGACGCTGCGGCGCAGCAGCTTTTGCCGCACGTTGGGGCCGCCGCCGTAGCTCATGACCAAGTCGAGCGGATACGCGATGCCACGCGCGAGGTGCGCCGAGACGCCAGCGTGCTCGGCGTCCGTCAGCTGATAAACGGCGGTGAAACTGTCGCCCAAGAGCACGACCGGGCTATCCGGGTCGTCGTCGTACGGCTTGCCGTCGGCCACGACCCGGTGCGCCACGAGCGTCTCAGGCGCGTACTTCTTCTGCTCGGCTTCCGGGAGTCGCGAATGCAGATCGCCGAAACGGGTGAAGCTGGTCTCGCGCAAGTCGTAAGCGCGCTTCTGCTTGGCGAGCTCGGCGTACCAGGGGTACTTCTTCACGCGGGTGGCCAAGAGGTCTGCGGCCAAGCGCAGCCCACGGTCGGTCCAGTGCGTGTCTTGGTGCTGGAACAGAAACGGCTCCGCCGCGCTCGTGACCTTTGCCTGCAGGAACGCCGGCAGCAGGTCCACGATCTCCACGCCTTCCTTGCTGAGCCTTTCGATCAGCTTGCGGAACGCCGGATTGATGACCTGGCCCGAGAGCGCTGTGAAAGCGGGGTCCAACTTCTCCGGATACACCTCGAGCTTCGTCGGGACCGGCACGAACAGGAAGTCGACCCCCTGCTCGTCGAGCAGCTTCTTGAACTCGAGGATCACCGGCAGCGGGTTCTTTCCCTTGCGTTGCTGCTCGAGATCACCACCGCTGACGTATTCGAGGTCGTTGCGGTAGAACAGAAAGCCATCTCGCCCGGCCAGCGCCTTGACCTTCGGCGGCATGCCTTTGAGCCGTTTCTTCAGGGCGTCATGGGTCGGCGTGAGCTTGGCCATCCACATCGGCCAAGAGCCGCCCGCCTGGGCCAGCTCGCGCTGCACCGTCTCGAGCGCCGGCGCGGGGTTCGGCGACGGACGTGTCTTGCTCAGCCGAGGCGCCGGCTTCGCGGGCGCCGCGGCCGCGGGCGCCGCGCCTTCGCCACGCACCAGAAAGACGTTGTACGTGGCTTTGCCTTGCGGCTTGCCGCGCAGCACGATGGTCGGCGCCGGAAAAGCGCGCCCGCCCAGCTCTTGCTTGATGTAGGGCTCGGTCTGCGCGTCCGGAAAGCTCGGTCCCGCCGGCATGAGATCGGTGTTGAAGGACGGGTACCAGTACGACGAGAGTTGGTTCGCCCAGGCCTTCACCTCGCTCGGCGACAGCACTGGCGCCACGTAGTCCTTCTGAATCGCAGCCACAAGCACGGGAGTGACGACGCCGGGCGCCACTCGGCCATAGAGCTCGGGAAAGCCGTCTCCGTCCTGATCGGCGGAGCCCGCAAAAGGCTTGAACCAAGGCTGAAACTCGACCTTGGCCCACAACTCCACTGCGCCCGACGCGGCCTGATGAACGAACACCTCGGTCAGGAGCTGGCCGGAGGTGCCGGGCGGCAACTGCAGGCCCCACCGCTCGCTGCGCACGGCTGAGCCAACCTCGGCCAGCGCTTCGGCCCCCGCGACCTTGTGCGCTTGCAAAAACTCCGACAGCGGCGCGAAAGCCAACGCTTGCTGCCGCTCGACCGGCGAGAGCGGCGTCTTCGCGAGATCGCTCGTCAGGCTGCCCTGGTCGAGCTGACCCGCGAACGCGTGCGAGGTATCGGGCGTGCCCGCAGCCGACATGGGCGTCTCTGGCTCCGGGTCGGCGATCATGAAGTTGCTGTGATAGGCGGCGTAGTCGAGCGCGGCGCGCGTCGGGACTGCCACCTCACGCACCCAGACCTGCGAGCGCGTCCGCGAATAGCCTTCGTTCAGCGTATGGACGTGAGCGTGTTCGACGCGCGTCCCGGCTCCCGCATCACCCCAGGGAAAGTTCGCGGACCCGGCGTGACAAGCAACAATGCCAGGCGCCGATGCGGCGGCGAGCAAGCCCCAGACCCCAAGTGCGCGCTTACGCTGCGTCATAGCGACCTCGACGATAGTTCCACATCACTCGAAGCACCCGGAGCCCGTACGTCAGCGGGTTCAGGTGCGAGACCTCGTCCCCGTAGTGCGTGGGCACCGGCGCCTCGCCGACCGAAAGCCCACGCGCCCGCGCCGAGGCGATGACCTCCAGATCGAAATCGAAGCTGTCAGACAAGTCGTGAAACGGCAGCGCTAGCGCGCGCGGCCCATAGAGAAGGTAGCCGCTGTGGTAGTCCGTCATCGAGAGCGACAGCGTCCGGTTCTCGATGCGGTTCAGCAGCGCATTGCCGACGTACTTGTAGAGGGGCATACCCCCCTGCAAGGCCGTGCCCGCAGCGATGCGCGAGCCCTGCAGCAGATCGAGCCCGCGACGCGAAAGCTCCCCGATCAGCCCAGGCAAGGCCTCCGGCGCATACTGACCGTCGGCGTGGATACAGGCGACCAGCTCCGGCGCATCGGCGCAAGCCCTGGCCAGACCGTCCTTCATCGCCGCACCGTAACCGCCGTTGTTGCGCCGCCGGACCAAGCTGAGGCGAAACGCCGACGAGCTGTAGCGCTCGACCCGACGGGCCGTGTCGTCGCGACTGCCGTCGTCGACGACCACCACGTGGGTGAGTCCCGACGAAGCCAAGCCGCCGACGCGCTCCAGCACCGACTCGATGTGCCGGGCAGCGTTGTACGCAGGGATGACGACCGTTACCTTCATGCGGAGCTCGCGAGCTGGGAGAGCGAGGATGCCGCTGCGACGCGAGCGCCGTAGCGCTCGACGTAGTCGTGCACGATCGGCGGCAAGGAGGTGGCCAGGCGTCGCTGGGGCTTCCAACCGAGCAGTCGCTGCGCTTTCTGAACGTCCGGGATGCGTTCCTGCGTGTCGTCGTAGCCGGGGCCATAGAACTCGGCGGCCGACACCGCGCGAAACTGCGCAGGCGCGCGCTCGGGTAACCGCTCAGCGAAAGCGTCGGCCAACAGCCGAGCGAGCTCCGCGATACTGACGTTATTGTCCGGATTGCCGATGTTGAAGATCTGACCTCTACTTTGCTTCGGCCGCTCGAGCACGCGGCACACGGCTTCGACCATGTCGCTCACGTCCATGAACGCCCGCCGTTGCGCGCCGCCGCCCACGAGCGGCAAAGGCTCCCCTCGCAGCAGCGCGCTCATGAAGCAGGCCAGTACGCGGGGTGTCCCCTCCCCGTCGATGCCGGGCAGGAAGTCCATGCGCGCGCCGATGGTGTTGAAGGGCCGAATGATCGTGAACGGCAACGCGCCGTGCTGACCGTGCGCCCAGATCACCCGCTCGAGCAGCTGCTTCGCGCACGAGTACGTCCAGCGCTCGCGCCCCACCGGGCCGAGCAAGAAGCACGAGTCGTCCTCGTGCATACGCGCGGTCGGCAGCCCCTGCCCGTCCAGCGCGGTGCGCCCGTAAACCTCGGCGGTCGAGAAATGGATCAAGCGCACGGCGCGCTCCGCGCAGCGCTTCACGAGCGGCAACAGGTGTGTGAAGCTGGCGTCGATGACCTCCAGCGGGATGGTCGA
The DNA window shown above is from Sorangium aterium and carries:
- a CDS encoding FG-GAP-like repeat-containing protein produces the protein MRSPKSSLLGFLAIPAFSTLLLASCTSAGPSAADGDEDDVVGEAHGALTPAQCNYFDVNGTVQLCHRTGSTTKPYTIIRVSEQACVNAHSAHAGDYVTSLDPSSPTYDPTCGGQGCLAVNAPCDPTVPCCDGLTCQSGTCTDVDECALGTDNCGANAACTNTPGSFTCACDAGYSGDGVTCTEVDECALGTDNCGANAACTNTPGSFTCACDAGYSGDGVTCTDVDECAAATANCDVNATCTNTAGSYTCACNLGYSGDGATCTDNDECAPNPCQNDGTCTDGLNSYTCECAPTYEGTNCETCEGTLADCNGLTSDGCEANVQSDASHCGACNSACAAGQICSNGGCQTPPSGQVPGTPVTVSVPHNPLAPAVADVNGDGKLDVLVANAESGSLLLPSGSLSVFHGNGDATVQSELYTTGAPLSSNAVVAVDVDGDGWLDAVTVDGQTNLPIISGTISVYRNLGPSAPGTFGAPTSFTTGTPGSVHLCTGDFDHDGAADIATTSVTLNQVSVIMGTGTGSFGAPTLIPILGTGGVQSSIACRDLNGDGFSDIVVTSPGSARLSILLNQGNGSFAAPVAYTNAVNGQTAGIAFGDADGDGKLDILSNGAAGRYLFFFKGNGNGTFASGVQSTASSSAIANSALGVVASDFNGDGKLDAYILVTTSSGGVRPMTGNGNGTFVAGPVVPTGTSPGPNAIAAADLDADGYDDLVLTNRGSGTLTVVPNGL
- a CDS encoding transglutaminase family protein; the protein is MKRRALLLLLAGSGCFRAPRRELAFGRALIGLARDTAFVDESQVTWSLTELSRLVDEAESALASSPRRSPASVLSELLFGRWSFVREVADTNLAFVCLPGVLERRRGSCVGLGTLFLALADALGYSASGVMMPGHFYVRAQEQGGARNVELLRAGEAMPDAWYGQRFPVPGGSAREYARPLSQSEVLGVVEYNVGNERRRQLRLTEARAAFIRATGFFPELSEAHASLGAVEQLLGNLESAEASYRRACNANPHLPGIEQNLSLLAAERTTATTPRACPLPPSY
- a CDS encoding NAD-dependent epimerase/dehydratase family protein; translated protein: MVGAGGFIGSHLVPALLERFACQVDAVDVDLTKLECWDPRVRRIEARVEAPGLVEDVTERCQVVISLTALCNPAQYSTIPLEVIDASFTHLLPLVKRCAERAVRLIHFSTAEVYGRTALDGQGLPTARMHEDDSCFLLGPVGRERWTYSCAKQLLERVIWAHGQHGALPFTIIRPFNTIGARMDFLPGIDGEGTPRVLACFMSALLRGEPLPLVGGGAQRRAFMDVSDMVEAVCRVLERPKQSRGQIFNIGNPDNNVSIAELARLLADAFAERLPERAPAQFRAVSAAEFYGPGYDDTQERIPDVQKAQRLLGWKPQRRLATSLPPIVHDYVERYGARVAAASSLSQLASSA
- a CDS encoding glycosyltransferase family 2 protein, producing MKVTVVIPAYNAARHIESVLERVGGLASSGLTHVVVVDDGSRDDTARRVERYSSSAFRLSLVRRRNNGGYGAAMKDGLARACADAPELVACIHADGQYAPEALPGLIGELSRRGLDLLQGSRIAAGTALQGGMPLYKYVGNALLNRIENRTLSLSMTDYHSGYLLYGPRALALPFHDLSDSFDFDLEVIASARARGLSVGEAPVPTHYGDEVSHLNPLTYGLRVLRVMWNYRRGRYDAA
- a CDS encoding alginate O-acetyltransferase AlgX-related protein, whose product is MTQRKRALGVWGLLAAASAPGIVACHAGSANFPWGDAGAGTRVEHAHVHTLNEGYSRTRSQVWVREVAVPTRAALDYAAYHSNFMIADPEPETPMSAAGTPDTSHAFAGQLDQGSLTSDLAKTPLSPVERQQALAFAPLSEFLQAHKVAGAEALAEVGSAVRSERWGLQLPPGTSGQLLTEVFVHQAASGAVELWAKVEFQPWFKPFAGSADQDGDGFPELYGRVAPGVVTPVLVAAIQKDYVAPVLSPSEVKAWANQLSSYWYPSFNTDLMPAGPSFPDAQTEPYIKQELGGRAFPAPTIVLRGKPQGKATYNVFLVRGEGAAPAAAAPAKPAPRLSKTRPSPNPAPALETVQRELAQAGGSWPMWMAKLTPTHDALKKRLKGMPPKVKALAGRDGFLFYRNDLEYVSGGDLEQQRKGKNPLPVILEFKKLLDEQGVDFLFVPVPTKLEVYPEKLDPAFTALSGQVINPAFRKLIERLSKEGVEIVDLLPAFLQAKVTSAAEPFLFQHQDTHWTDRGLRLAADLLATRVKKYPWYAELAKQKRAYDLRETSFTRFGDLHSRLPEAEQKKYAPETLVAHRVVADGKPYDDDPDSPVVLLGDSFTAVYQLTDAEHAGVSAHLARGIAYPLDLVMSYGGGPNVRQKLLRRSVEALGTKKLVIWMMTARDLYNYWEDWEPLKKP